The window TCGTGCCCGCGGGGCCCGTCCCTGCCGGATCCGTCGTGGCGGAGTCCGTCGCGGCGGGGTCCGTGGCGGCGGGGTCCGTGGCGGGGACGGCCGGGGCCTGCCCGGGAGCCGGTACGGGCCCGGTGGGCGCGGGGGTCTCCTCCCACTCCCCCGTCCGCTCCTTCTCCTGGAGGTACCGCTTGAAGCGGCGTCCGATGACCTCGTGCATCGACCGGACGTCGTCCTGTCCCTCGAAGCCCTTGATCTGGAAGCGGCGGTACTCGCTCTTGCGCGCGAGGCCGTCCTCGAAGACGACCATGGACGCGACGACGTCGTCACCCTGCAGGTGGGAGATGTCGAAGCACTCGACGCGCAGCGGCGCGGTGTCGAGGCCGAGGGCCTCGGCGATCTCCTCCAGGGCGCGGGAGCGGGTCGTGAGGTCGGAGGCGCGCTTGGTCTTGTGCAGCCCCAGTGCCTGCTGCGCGTTGCGCTGGACCGTGACCATCAGGTCCTTCTTGTCGCCCCGCTGCGGGATGCGGAGACTGACCAGGGAGCCGCGCCGGTCCGCGAGCCACTGGGACACGGCGTCGGGGTCCTCCGGGAGTGCCGGTACCAGCACCTCCTTGGGAACGGAGTCACCGGACTCCTCGCCGTACAGCTGCTGCAGCGCGTGTTCGACGAGGCCGGAGGTGTCGACCGCCTCGACCTTGTCGGTGACCCAGCCCCGCTGCCCCCGGACCCGGCCGCCCCGGACGTGGAAGATCTGGACCGCCGCTTCGAGTTCGTCCTCGGCGACGGCGATCAGGTCCGCGTCGGTGGCGTCGGCCAGGACCACGGCGCTCTTCTCCATGGCCCGCTTGAGCGCCCCCGCGTCGTCGCGCAGCCGGGCCGCCCGCTCGTACTCCATGTCCTCGGCCGCCTGCATCATGTCCTTCTCCAGGCGCCGGATGTACGTCCCGGTGCGGCCCGTCATGAAGTCGCAGAATTCCTCGGCCAGTTCCCGGTGTTCGTCGGGGGTGACGCGGCCGACGCACGGTGCGGAGCACTTGCCGATGTACCCGAGGAGACAGGGCCGGCCCGTGCGCTCGGCGTTCTTGAACACGCCCGCGGAACACGTCCGCACCGGGAAGACCCGGAGCATCAGGTCGACGGTCTCGCGGATCGCCCAGGCGTGCCCGTACGGTCCGAAGTAGCGCACGCCCTTCTTCTTGGCACCGCGCATGACCTGGACGCGCGGGAACTCCTCGTTGAGCGTGACGGCGAGGTAGGGATAGCTCTTGTCGTCCCGGTACTTGACGTTGAACCG is drawn from Streptomyces sp. NBC_00178 and contains these coding sequences:
- the uvrC gene encoding excinuclease ABC subunit UvrC, coding for MADPSSYRPKPGQIPDSPGVYKFRDDHRRVIYVGKAKNLRQRLANYFQDLAGLHPRTRTMVTTAASVEWTVVSTEVEALQLEYSWIKEFDPRFNVKYRDDKSYPYLAVTLNEEFPRVQVMRGAKKKGVRYFGPYGHAWAIRETVDLMLRVFPVRTCSAGVFKNAERTGRPCLLGYIGKCSAPCVGRVTPDEHRELAEEFCDFMTGRTGTYIRRLEKDMMQAAEDMEYERAARLRDDAGALKRAMEKSAVVLADATDADLIAVAEDELEAAVQIFHVRGGRVRGQRGWVTDKVEAVDTSGLVEHALQQLYGEESGDSVPKEVLVPALPEDPDAVSQWLADRRGSLVSLRIPQRGDKKDLMVTVQRNAQQALGLHKTKRASDLTTRSRALEEIAEALGLDTAPLRVECFDISHLQGDDVVASMVVFEDGLARKSEYRRFQIKGFEGQDDVRSMHEVIGRRFKRYLQEKERTGEWEETPAPTGPVPAPGQAPAVPATDPAATDPAATDSATTDPAGTGPAGTSPAGTDPAVVDAAATAQRDEPREDDGRPKRFAYPPQLVVVDGGQPQVAAAKRALDELGIDDIAVCGLAKRLEEVWLPDDDDPVVLPRSSEGLYLLQRIRDEAHRFAITYQRAKRAKRIRTSPLDDVQGLGETRKQALIKHFGSVKRLRQATIDEICEVPGIGRRTAESVAAALAAAAPAAPAVNTATGEIIEEDDGGSTT